The Persephonella sp. genome includes a region encoding these proteins:
- a CDS encoding superoxide dismutase [Ni], with protein MKKLFLLVGFLVVLTTSERSFAHCEIPCGIYDDQTRIHLMEEYIATMEKSIYKIKELSGKKDPHSYNQIVRWIDNKDRHAEKFQKIVWQYFLTQRVKPAKPEDKEKYENYIKQLELLHKLSFYAMKVKQNVDTKYTKKLYKLLNQFEKLYFGKKHSH; from the coding sequence ATGAAAAAGCTTTTTTTACTGGTAGGATTTCTGGTAGTTCTCACTACCTCAGAAAGATCCTTTGCCCACTGTGAGATACCGTGCGGTATTTATGATGATCAAACAAGAATTCATCTTATGGAAGAGTATATTGCAACTATGGAAAAATCTATCTATAAAATAAAGGAGCTTTCCGGTAAAAAAGATCCCCATTCTTATAACCAGATTGTTAGATGGATTGATAACAAAGACAGGCATGCAGAAAAGTTCCAGAAAATAGTCTGGCAGTATTTTTTAACCCAGAGGGTAAAACCTGCTAAACCTGAAGACAAGGAAAAATATGAAAATTATATAAAACAGCTTGAACTGCTGCACAAACTCTCATTCTATGCGATGAAGGTTAAGCAGAATGTTGATACTAAATACACAAAAAAGTTGTATAAATTGCTAAATCAATTTGAAAAGCTGTATTTTGGAAAGAAACACAGCCATTAG
- a CDS encoding bis-aminopropyl spermidine synthase family protein codes for MAEILQKIARESSEKTNIRLIPRNVERVLAALQVTKDFWKAVDYSDLPVPAASEIVKGLIEEGFVKVEDDQLFLTEKGLNLVKELKIPPYVDYTCQACEGRGIPFYANKDWYRIFLELTKDRPKAIQEYDQGSVTPETTISRVLFLDSREDLRNRDILVMGAEDDLTGLAVALTGLPRKVLILDIDERAIDFDNRIFRELGIYNAEAIRFDLRNPFPEEWIGAFDVFITDPPETVKAFKAFIARGIASLKGEGSAGYFGLTLRDSSLNRWQQFQKALLNDYGMVITDIVQDFNAYMNWEYHEETRAQKVAPVNKGPSDIWYRSAWYRIEAMPGFKGENIQIKDEVFRELYLDEEGSTT; via the coding sequence TTGGCAGAGATTTTACAGAAAATAGCCAGAGAGTCTTCTGAGAAAACAAATATCAGACTTATACCAAGAAATGTTGAGAGAGTGCTTGCTGCACTTCAGGTGACGAAAGATTTCTGGAAGGCTGTTGATTACTCAGATCTTCCTGTTCCTGCAGCTTCAGAAATAGTAAAAGGACTTATAGAAGAAGGATTTGTAAAAGTTGAAGATGATCAGCTTTTTCTTACAGAAAAGGGGTTAAATCTTGTTAAAGAGTTAAAAATACCACCTTATGTTGATTATACATGTCAGGCCTGCGAAGGGAGGGGAATACCTTTTTATGCAAATAAAGACTGGTACAGAATATTCCTTGAACTTACAAAAGATAGACCAAAGGCAATTCAGGAATACGATCAAGGATCTGTAACGCCTGAAACAACAATATCAAGGGTTCTTTTCTTAGACTCCAGAGAAGACCTCAGAAACAGGGATATTCTTGTTATGGGAGCTGAAGACGATCTTACAGGGCTTGCTGTTGCACTGACAGGTCTTCCAAGAAAAGTTCTCATACTTGATATAGACGAAAGAGCTATTGATTTTGACAACAGAATATTTAGAGAGCTTGGCATATACAATGCTGAAGCGATCAGATTTGATCTGAGAAATCCATTTCCTGAGGAATGGATCGGGGCTTTTGATGTGTTTATAACAGATCCCCCAGAAACTGTAAAAGCCTTCAAGGCATTTATCGCGAGGGGAATAGCATCTCTTAAAGGTGAAGGGTCTGCAGGATATTTCGGTCTGACCCTCAGAGATTCCTCACTTAATAGATGGCAGCAGTTTCAGAAAGCTCTTTTAAATGATTACGGAATGGTAATTACAGACATTGTTCAGGACTTTAACGCATACATGAACTGGGAATATCACGAGGAAACAAGAGCCCAAAAGGTTGCACCTGTAAATAAAGGTCCATCGGACATATGGTACAGGTCGGCATGGTATAGAATTGAGGCAATGCCCGGATTTAAAGGTGAAAACATACAGATAAAAGATGAGGTTTTCAGAGAGCTTTATCTTGACGAGGAAGGTTCAACAACATAA
- the speE gene encoding polyamine aminopropyltransferase, with amino-acid sequence MIWFTEHWTEGVGLTVKANEVKKIKSKYQEILVLDTPEFGRMLVLDGLVQTTERDEFIYHEMLSHPAMVMHPNPERVLVIGGGDGGTVREVLKHRSVKEVHLCEIDEEVIIVSEKYFPTISQKLRDPKVKIFIEDGNSFLEERKNFYDLIIMDSSDPVGASEVLFKREFYEKVKNSLRKNGIMVAQTESPILQEEYFSKAYSEIRKVFRNVGVYLAYIPTYPSGMWSFTIASDFIDIKDTTQNTDRLKELKTKYFCDSIYACLFSLPKFVQETIKKS; translated from the coding sequence CGTAAAAGCAAATGAAGTAAAAAAGATTAAATCAAAGTATCAGGAGATACTTGTTCTTGACACTCCAGAGTTTGGAAGAATGCTTGTTCTTGACGGGCTTGTTCAGACAACAGAAAGAGATGAGTTTATATATCATGAGATGCTTTCTCACCCTGCTATGGTTATGCATCCAAATCCTGAAAGGGTGCTTGTAATTGGTGGTGGAGATGGTGGAACAGTAAGGGAGGTTCTAAAGCACAGGTCTGTAAAAGAGGTTCACCTTTGTGAGATAGATGAGGAAGTTATAATAGTTTCTGAAAAATACTTCCCAACTATTTCCCAGAAATTAAGAGATCCTAAGGTCAAAATATTTATTGAAGATGGGAACAGTTTTTTAGAGGAAAGAAAGAACTTTTATGATCTGATAATAATGGATTCCTCAGATCCGGTCGGTGCTTCTGAGGTTCTGTTTAAAAGAGAGTTTTATGAAAAAGTGAAAAACTCACTCAGGAAAAATGGAATAATGGTTGCCCAGACAGAATCCCCAATACTGCAGGAAGAATATTTTTCTAAAGCTTACAGTGAAATAAGAAAGGTGTTCAGGAATGTTGGGGTTTATCTTGCTTATATACCTACATATCCTTCAGGAATGTGGAGCTTTACGATAGCTTCAGATTTTATAGACATAAAGGATACAACCCAGAATACAGACAGGCTTAAGGAATTGAAAACAAAATACTTTTGTGATAGCATATATGCTTGTCTTTTTTCACTACCAAAGTTTGTTCAGGAAACAATAAAAAAATCTTAA